A portion of the Acidisarcina polymorpha genome contains these proteins:
- a CDS encoding flagellar hook protein FlgE yields the protein MPSFSIPLTGLEADSTALNTIANNLANLNTTAFKAQNVTFSDLFYQQIGTAGSGDPIEVGAGTQVASTSTDFTVGSTTSTGNASNVALEGSGFFVVQNNGEVEYTRDGTFNVNTNGFLVTQSGLSVLGYPSVNGVVKTDAPLAPIQVPVGQVEAPKQTQNLTITANLNASAGAAASNGFTFAGNLNSATTGGTIVNEPITLYDSNGQVQTFNAALTPSGTANQWNYALTLNGVAASANGTGTLTFNPATGALTSPSAPLTGITFPATTNGANPLNLGWDPSSLTETASATALTGAAQLGGASANTTSVPVPVQIYDSLGEPHNATVTFTKDLTGINQWKYSVTLPPSDAGGAVSANASGTLNFSSSGVLSKINGVAAGPATSTLPLTFAGLADGAANLSFNWNLYGASGQPTITQVASASGSSATNQDGYAGGEYTGYTIDGNGVISAQFSNSQTTAIGQLGVASITNEQGLTRLGDNNYETTLASGEASTGVANSGGRGAIHDSALEASNVDISTEFADLIVAQRAFEANSKAVTTFDTVAQETINLIH from the coding sequence ATGCCATCCTTTTCGATCCCTTTGACCGGTCTTGAGGCCGATTCGACGGCGCTCAACACGATCGCCAACAACCTTGCTAACTTGAATACCACCGCCTTCAAGGCGCAAAACGTAACCTTCAGCGATCTGTTTTATCAGCAGATCGGCACCGCAGGGTCGGGCGACCCGATCGAGGTAGGCGCAGGCACACAAGTCGCTTCGACTTCGACTGATTTCACTGTCGGCAGCACCACCTCGACCGGCAACGCCAGCAACGTGGCGCTCGAAGGTTCAGGATTTTTCGTCGTCCAGAACAACGGTGAAGTGGAATATACTCGCGACGGCACATTTAACGTCAACACGAATGGCTTTCTGGTCACTCAGTCCGGCCTGAGTGTGCTTGGTTATCCGTCGGTAAACGGAGTAGTGAAGACCGATGCCCCCTTGGCTCCGATCCAAGTGCCAGTGGGCCAGGTCGAGGCTCCCAAGCAAACCCAGAACCTTACCATCACTGCTAATCTCAATGCGAGCGCCGGCGCCGCGGCTTCAAATGGATTTACCTTTGCAGGCAATCTTAACTCGGCTACTACGGGTGGGACGATCGTCAATGAGCCGATTACTCTCTACGATTCCAACGGCCAGGTACAGACGTTCAACGCGGCATTAACCCCCAGTGGCACTGCAAATCAGTGGAACTATGCGTTGACGTTGAATGGCGTCGCAGCATCGGCGAACGGAACCGGGACTCTGACCTTCAATCCGGCAACCGGTGCGCTCACCAGCCCCTCGGCACCTTTGACCGGCATCACCTTTCCCGCAACCACTAACGGGGCGAACCCGCTGAACCTCGGTTGGGATCCATCCAGTCTGACCGAAACCGCTTCAGCGACCGCGCTTACTGGGGCGGCACAGTTAGGTGGCGCTTCGGCAAATACGACCTCGGTCCCGGTCCCGGTGCAGATTTACGACTCGCTCGGGGAACCGCATAACGCGACCGTCACGTTTACCAAAGACCTTACTGGTATTAATCAGTGGAAATATTCAGTGACGCTGCCCCCTTCGGATGCCGGAGGCGCAGTCAGCGCTAACGCCAGCGGAACCCTAAATTTTAGTAGCAGCGGCGTCCTGTCGAAGATCAACGGGGTCGCCGCCGGGCCGGCGACCTCAACGCTTCCGCTGACTTTTGCCGGCCTCGCCGACGGTGCCGCCAACCTTAGCTTCAACTGGAATCTTTACGGTGCGAGCGGGCAGCCAACCATCACTCAAGTCGCCAGCGCCTCGGGAAGTTCGGCAACCAATCAGGACGGCTATGCCGGCGGTGAATACACGGGATATACGATCGACGGCAACGGAGTGATTTCCGCTCAGTTCTCGAATTCGCAAACCACTGCAATCGGGCAACTGGGAGTGGCTTCCATTACCAACGAACAGGGCTTGACCCGGCTTGGCGATAACAACTACGAAACCACGCTGGCATCCGGAGAGGCGAGTACCGGGGTGGCCAACTCCGGGGGCCGCGGTGCAATTCACGATTCCGCTCTTGAGGCGTCGAATGTAGATATCTCAACCGAGTTCGCCGACCTCATCGTGGCCCAGCGAGCCTTTGAAGCAAACTCGAAAGCGGTGACCACCTTCGATACCGTCGCCCAGGAGACCATTAACCTGATTCACTAA
- a CDS encoding flagellar hook assembly protein FlgD, with product MQTLSDFKQNLHNQAHPVINQQTRPQPASRVSASASSAKPAAAASGSNSGSDSTTITANDFLQLLVAEMKNQDPTSDQDPNAYINQLVQVNSLQQLISINQDLTPASTTPSSPTPGIAPGPQLGSAAGSQAASIASSMVPTRPIKLPLQTRSHPGPGPIRLTLSPRIPIFPLQGFRKESVESKSSRCSSRRQGNNPGNRTAAHRRTARYPEEPCHPFRSL from the coding sequence ATGCAAACGTTGTCCGACTTCAAACAAAACCTCCACAACCAGGCCCATCCTGTCATCAATCAGCAGACCCGGCCGCAACCGGCGTCGAGGGTCTCCGCTTCCGCGTCGTCGGCCAAGCCGGCTGCTGCCGCCAGTGGTAGTAATTCCGGCTCGGACTCGACGACCATCACCGCCAACGACTTTCTGCAACTCCTAGTGGCAGAGATGAAAAACCAGGACCCCACTTCCGACCAGGATCCAAATGCATATATCAATCAACTGGTGCAAGTTAACAGCCTGCAGCAACTGATCTCAATTAACCAGGACTTGACCCCGGCCAGTACCACCCCGAGTAGCCCCACGCCGGGCATCGCACCCGGGCCGCAACTCGGTTCAGCCGCCGGAAGCCAAGCTGCCTCGATCGCCAGTTCAATGGTCCCCACTCGACCGATCAAACTTCCTCTCCAAACTCGATCTCATCCGGGGCCAGGACCAATCCGGCTGACGCTCTCTCCTCGGATTCCGATCTTTCCGCTGCAAGGCTTCCGCAAGGAATCGGTGGAAAGCAAGTCGTCCCGCTGCTCCAGCAGAAGGCAGGGAAACAATCCTGGTAACCGAACCGCCGCACACAGAAGAACAGCCAGATATCCGGAGGAACCATGCCATCCTTTTCGATCCCTTTGA